The region TCAAACTACCTGTTTCTTCTTTAAAAAGAACATCCATATCAAACAATCTTCCTAAAGAAGTTTCTTCAATTTGGACACATATTTGTTTTAATTTCTTTGGTGTTGCATCAGTGACTAAAAACAATTCTGGTCCAGTTATGCTATTCCATTCCTCTGAAGTTAAAATGGCAAATTTTTTTTCTTTTAATTTAGTGACAAGACTTACTTTACCAGTATCAAAAAGTTTTTTTATCGCTGCATTATTCTTGATTGGTCCCGGTATATTGCAATTGAAGGAAACTAAGGAACCTGAATATTGTTCAAGTATTTTTTTTTGAAAATCCACTCTTTTTTCTCGACCTTCTAAAACTTCTTCTAAAGTGACTTGTCTTCCTGAACTAAAAAGATCCATTTCATTACTCCTATTTCATACTCGTTTTTATCAACTAAAGAATTGCAATAAAACACCTGCTGCTACTGCTGAGCCAATCACGCCTGCTACATTCGGTCCCATAGCAT is a window of Carnobacterium mobile DSM 4848 DNA encoding:
- the citX gene encoding citrate lyase holo-[acyl-carrier protein] synthase; translation: MDLFSSGRQVTLEEVLEGREKRVDFQKKILEQYSGSLVSFNCNIPGPIKNNAAIKKLFDTGKVSLVTKLKEKKFAILTSEEWNSITGPELFLVTDATPKKLKQICVQIEETSLGRLFDMDVLFKEETGSLSSISRQNLGLQVRKCFVCNEDAKICGRDRKHSLEEMFRAINNILEQEEMIS